A genomic region of Xanthomonas fragariae contains the following coding sequences:
- a CDS encoding 2Fe-2S iron-sulfur cluster-binding protein, with translation MSATVRLHVDAQPVEVPAGASVAAAVAQATLHFRQSCSGQPRAPLCGMGVCFECRVRIDGIGQQRACLVGARDGMQVRTDG, from the coding sequence ATGAGCGCGACCGTGCGTCTGCATGTGGATGCGCAGCCGGTCGAAGTGCCGGCCGGCGCCAGCGTGGCTGCTGCGGTGGCACAGGCCACGCTGCACTTTCGGCAGTCGTGCAGTGGCCAGCCACGCGCGCCGTTGTGCGGCATGGGCGTGTGTTTTGAATGCCGGGTGCGTATCGATGGCATCGGCCAGCAACGCGCGTGCTTGGTGGGTGCGCGCGATGGCATGCAGGTACGCACCGATGGCTGA
- a CDS encoding NAD(P)/FAD-dependent oxidoreductase: MPAADAVPSVASTRRSYDLIVVGAGIVGAACAEAAVGEGLRVAIVEPGPIGGGSTAASMGHLVAMDDSPAELALSAYSLRLWERFAQLSEAEFSRCGTLWVARDARELAAVPAKIARLAAADLHAEAIDATQLYALEPLLVPGLAGGMRVPDEAVVYPPRVARHLVRLACKAGAQLFAGRSVKQLQAHGVRLDDGQALAGPVLVASGVALPQLLPELALRPRKGHLVITDRHPGLIRHQLLELGYADSAHGVDDTSVAFNVQPRPTGQILIGSSRQFGEHDRTLSMPVLQQMLQRAFAYLPVLRELQAIRVWTGLRPATPDGRPYLGAVPGRRDVWVAAGHEGLGVTTALGSARMIVDSLLGRTPAIDPSPYAPTRAVHGAAA; the protein is encoded by the coding sequence ATGCCGGCTGCCGATGCTGTGCCGTCGGTTGCGTCCACCCGACGCAGCTATGACTTGATTGTGGTGGGTGCCGGCATTGTCGGAGCGGCCTGTGCCGAGGCTGCGGTTGGCGAAGGGCTGCGCGTGGCGATTGTTGAGCCGGGGCCCATCGGCGGTGGCTCCACCGCTGCATCGATGGGGCATCTGGTGGCGATGGACGACAGCCCTGCCGAGCTGGCGTTGTCTGCGTATTCGCTGCGTTTGTGGGAGCGTTTTGCGCAACTGAGTGAGGCCGAGTTCAGCCGCTGCGGCACGCTGTGGGTGGCCCGCGATGCACGCGAACTGGCGGCGGTGCCGGCCAAGATCGCGCGGCTGGCGGCGGCCGATCTGCATGCCGAAGCGATCGATGCGACACAGTTATATGCGCTGGAGCCGCTGTTGGTGCCCGGCTTGGCCGGCGGCATGCGCGTGCCCGATGAGGCAGTGGTGTACCCGCCACGGGTGGCGCGGCATCTGGTGAGGCTGGCCTGCAAGGCGGGCGCACAGCTGTTTGCCGGCCGCAGCGTGAAGCAATTGCAGGCGCACGGTGTGCGTCTGGACGATGGTCAGGCGCTGGCCGGCCCCGTGTTGGTCGCCAGCGGCGTTGCCTTGCCGCAGTTGCTGCCCGAGCTGGCCTTGCGCCCGCGCAAGGGCCATCTGGTCATCACCGATCGCCACCCGGGGTTGATCCGGCATCAGTTGCTGGAGCTGGGCTACGCCGATTCGGCGCATGGCGTCGACGACACCAGCGTTGCCTTCAATGTGCAGCCGCGGCCAACCGGGCAGATTCTGATCGGCTCGTCGCGCCAGTTCGGCGAGCACGATCGCACGCTGTCGATGCCGGTGCTGCAGCAGATGTTGCAGCGGGCATTCGCGTATTTGCCGGTGTTGCGCGAGTTGCAGGCGATCCGGGTCTGGACCGGTTTGCGGCCGGCGACACCGGACGGGCGCCCTTATCTTGGTGCGGTGCCCGGCCGCCGCGATGTGTGGGTGGCCGCTGGTCACGAGGGCCTGGGTGTTACCACGGCACTGGGGAGCGCACGAATGATTGTGGACAGCCTGCTCGGGCGCACTCCTGCCATCGACCCATCCCCGTACGCGCCGACGCGTGCAGTGCACGGCGCGGCCGCATGA